The Cellulomonas fulva genome includes a window with the following:
- the zapE gene encoding cell division protein ZapE gives MTATPSARSLAGVVPVVPPQRLVAELVPPAHFAQASFASYVPDPAHPSQGAAVERLRAAAARIAAAGSSSTSWFRRRRSEPEALYLDGGFGVGKTHLLAALAHAVVADGGTAAFGTFVEYTNLVGALGFRQTVDALAEFRLVGIDEFELDDPGDTVLMSRLLRELADRGVALAATSNTLPESLGEGRFAAEDFLREIQALAARFEVLRIDGEDYRHRSVEHGAPLPDDAVRGAVSGRPGATLDPFGALLDHLAQVHPSRYGALLDGTTLVGLTGVHPVTRQDVALRLVVLVDRLYDRDVPVLLGGGGTDELFSAEMLAGGYRKKYYRALSRLGSLAADGAALVG, from the coding sequence GTGACCGCCACCCCCAGCGCCCGCTCCCTGGCCGGGGTCGTGCCCGTCGTCCCGCCGCAGCGCCTGGTCGCCGAGCTCGTCCCGCCGGCCCACTTCGCGCAGGCGTCGTTCGCGAGCTACGTGCCGGACCCGGCCCACCCCAGCCAGGGCGCGGCCGTCGAGCGGCTCCGTGCCGCCGCCGCCCGGATCGCCGCCGCCGGCTCGTCGTCCACGTCGTGGTTCCGCCGCCGGCGCAGCGAGCCGGAGGCGCTCTACCTCGACGGCGGGTTCGGCGTGGGCAAGACGCACCTGCTGGCGGCGCTCGCGCACGCGGTCGTCGCCGACGGGGGGACGGCGGCCTTCGGCACGTTCGTCGAGTACACCAACCTCGTCGGCGCGCTCGGCTTCCGGCAGACCGTCGACGCGCTGGCCGAGTTCCGTCTGGTCGGCATCGACGAGTTCGAGCTCGACGACCCCGGGGACACGGTCCTGATGTCCCGGCTGCTCCGCGAGCTCGCGGACCGCGGGGTCGCGCTCGCCGCGACGTCGAACACCCTGCCGGAGTCGCTCGGGGAGGGCCGGTTCGCCGCCGAGGACTTCCTCCGGGAGATCCAGGCGCTCGCCGCGCGGTTCGAGGTGCTGCGGATCGACGGGGAGGACTACCGGCACCGCTCGGTGGAGCACGGCGCGCCCCTGCCCGACGACGCGGTCCGCGGCGCGGTCAGCGGCCGGCCCGGCGCGACGCTCGACCCGTTCGGCGCGCTGCTCGACCACCTCGCCCAGGTCCACCCGAGCCGCTACGGCGCGCTGCTCGACGGCACCACCCTCGTCGGCCTCACGGGGGTGCACCCCGTCACGCGGCAGGACGTCGCGCTGCGGCTCGTCGTCCTGGTGGACCGGCTGTACGACCGCGACGTGCCGGTGCTGCTGGGCGGCGGCGGCACCGACGAGCTGTTCTCGGCGGAGATGCTCGCGGGCGGCTACCGCAAGAAGTACTACCGCGCGCTGTCCCGCCTGGGCTCGCTCGCGGCGGACGGCGCCGCGCTCGTCGGCTGA
- the treY gene encoding malto-oligosyltrehalose synthase: MTDARQTPARRLPAPGRAVPVSTYRVQLGADLTLDDVAARVPYLASLGVTHVYLSPILRAAPGSTHGYDVVAHDEVSPVLGGLPALRRLAATAHDAGLGLVLDIVPNHMAVPTPVWHNAALWSVLAHGPDSPYAAWFDVDWSAGEGAVLMPVLGDRIGTVVARGEIELTEQDVPGHGVRTVLRYYDHVFPVREGTEQLPLVELLERQHYRLAYWRVADEELNYRRFFDVGTLLAVRVEDPEVFEATHRLVLDLLADGTLDGLRIDHPDGLADPAGYLARLHEASDGAWVVVEKILEGDEDLPSDWDTAGTTGYDALWRIQQTFVDPGGAAPLGALMHRLTGDASDDYAHVVEQAKREVVDGPLYAEVYRLTTLAASICSDDLRLRDHTWRALHECLVELLVAFDRYRAYVVPGEPMHPDSAASLEHPAAIARTRMSAERGATMDVVVDLLAGREVGSAGRTRGERRDELVVRFQQTCGAVTAKGVEDTAYYRWTQLVGLCEVGGEPARFAFTPTDLAAWAARQQVAAPLAMTTLSTHDTKRNEDTRNRLGVLSERPQEWAALVAQVRAATATYRAAHVDGRAEQWLWQTLAGTWTEAGAIAEDRLTEYLTKSLREAKQHTFWTAPDEAYERAVLDLARQARQDPVVAALFTEWEQLTRAAVRAATLGTKLVQLTLPGVPDVYQGSEVAEPTLVDPDNRRHVELEPLVARLERLDEGAGPRDLSDEKLLVTSRALRVRRDLPEAFVGPDAGYVPLAHSSGQSVTYARTVDDEPRVTVVATRLASSVDRLGGWADHTVGVPDGDWVDVLTGHEVAGGVVPVAPLLDRLPVALLVKVV; encoded by the coding sequence GTGACCGACGCGCGCCAGACACCTGCGCGCCGGCTGCCCGCACCGGGCCGCGCGGTCCCGGTCTCGACGTACCGGGTGCAGCTCGGCGCCGACCTGACGCTGGACGACGTCGCGGCGCGCGTGCCGTACCTCGCGTCGCTCGGCGTCACCCACGTCTACCTCTCGCCGATCCTGCGCGCCGCGCCGGGCTCGACGCACGGCTACGACGTGGTGGCGCACGACGAGGTCTCCCCCGTCCTGGGCGGGCTGCCGGCCCTGCGCCGGCTGGCCGCCACCGCGCACGACGCGGGGCTCGGTCTGGTCCTCGACATCGTGCCCAACCACATGGCCGTGCCCACGCCCGTCTGGCACAACGCCGCGCTGTGGTCGGTGCTCGCGCACGGTCCGGACTCGCCGTACGCCGCGTGGTTCGACGTGGACTGGTCCGCCGGCGAGGGCGCGGTGCTCATGCCCGTGCTCGGCGACCGCATCGGGACCGTCGTCGCCCGCGGGGAGATCGAGCTCACCGAGCAGGACGTCCCCGGACACGGCGTGCGGACCGTGCTGCGCTACTACGACCACGTGTTCCCGGTGCGGGAGGGCACCGAGCAGCTGCCGCTCGTCGAGCTGCTCGAGCGCCAGCACTACCGCCTCGCGTACTGGCGCGTGGCGGACGAGGAGCTCAACTACCGCCGCTTCTTCGACGTGGGCACGCTGCTCGCCGTCCGGGTCGAGGACCCCGAGGTCTTCGAGGCGACGCACCGGCTGGTGCTCGACCTGCTGGCCGACGGCACGCTCGACGGGCTGCGCATCGACCACCCGGACGGGCTCGCGGACCCGGCGGGCTACCTGGCCCGGCTGCACGAGGCCAGCGACGGCGCGTGGGTGGTGGTGGAGAAGATCCTCGAGGGCGACGAGGACCTGCCCTCCGACTGGGACACCGCGGGCACCACGGGCTACGACGCGCTGTGGCGGATCCAGCAGACGTTCGTCGACCCCGGCGGCGCCGCACCGCTCGGCGCGCTCATGCACCGGCTGACGGGCGACGCGTCCGACGACTACGCCCACGTCGTCGAGCAGGCGAAGCGCGAGGTGGTCGACGGCCCGCTGTACGCCGAGGTGTACCGGCTCACCACGCTCGCCGCGAGCATCTGCTCGGACGACCTGCGCCTGCGCGACCACACGTGGCGCGCCCTGCACGAGTGCCTGGTCGAGCTGCTGGTGGCGTTCGACCGCTACCGCGCGTACGTCGTGCCCGGGGAGCCCATGCACCCGGACTCGGCGGCGTCGCTCGAGCACCCGGCCGCGATCGCCCGCACCCGCATGTCCGCCGAGCGCGGCGCGACCATGGACGTCGTCGTCGACCTGCTCGCCGGTCGCGAGGTGGGCAGCGCGGGACGCACCCGCGGCGAGCGGCGAGACGAGCTCGTGGTCCGGTTCCAGCAGACGTGCGGCGCCGTCACGGCCAAGGGCGTGGAGGACACCGCGTACTACCGCTGGACGCAGCTCGTCGGGCTGTGCGAGGTGGGCGGCGAGCCCGCGCGGTTCGCGTTCACGCCGACCGACCTCGCCGCGTGGGCCGCGCGGCAGCAGGTCGCGGCGCCGCTGGCGATGACGACGCTGTCCACGCACGACACCAAGCGCAACGAGGACACGCGCAACCGCCTCGGCGTCCTCAGCGAGCGACCGCAGGAGTGGGCGGCGCTGGTGGCGCAGGTCCGTGCGGCGACCGCGACGTACCGGGCCGCGCACGTGGACGGCCGAGCCGAGCAGTGGCTCTGGCAGACCCTCGCCGGCACGTGGACGGAGGCCGGCGCCATCGCCGAGGACCGGCTGACCGAGTACCTCACCAAGTCGCTGCGCGAGGCCAAGCAGCACACGTTCTGGACCGCACCCGACGAGGCGTACGAGCGCGCCGTGCTCGACCTGGCCCGTCAGGCCCGCCAGGACCCCGTCGTGGCCGCCCTGTTCACGGAGTGGGAGCAGCTGACCCGTGCCGCCGTCCGGGCCGCGACGCTCGGCACCAAGCTGGTCCAGCTCACGCTGCCGGGGGTGCCGGACGTCTACCAGGGCAGCGAGGTCGCCGAGCCGACCCTGGTGGACCCGGACAACCGCCGCCACGTCGAGCTCGAGCCGCTCGTCGCGCGGCTCGAGCGGCTCGACGAGGGCGCCGGACCGCGCGACCTGTCCGACGAGAAGCTGCTGGTGACGTCGCGCGCCCTACGGGTGCGCCGGGACTTGCCGGAGGCGTTCGTCGGCCCGGACGCGGGCTACGTGCCGCTCGCGCACTCGTCGGGCCAGTCCGTCACGTACGCCCGGACGGTCGACGACGAGCCGCGCGTGACCGTCGTCGCGACGCGCCTGGCCTCCTCCGTGGACCGCCTCGGCGGCTGGGCGGACCACACGGTCGGCGTCCCCGACGGCGACTGGGTGGACGTGCTCACCGGCCACGAGGTGGCGGGCGGCGTGGTCCCCGTCGCTCCCCTGCTCGACCGGCTGCCGGTCGCGCTCCTGGTGAAGGTGGTCTGA
- a CDS encoding proline dehydrogenase family protein — protein MTPSVAPSLAEEAVALVERWLAESAELPVDASAAQLAAALQDPAGLPFVVGFVDGVVRPQDVHVAARTLRTLSRRPPRFLPAGLRVLLRVGGALAPVLPHVVVPAARRVLRHLVGHLVVDATDRRLGVAVARLRRDGVRLNVNLLGEAILGRREAARRLAGTQRLLERDDVDYVSVKVSSTVAPHSPWAHEEAVADTVERLRPLFRLAASSTPTKFVNLDMEEYKDLDATLEVFTTLLDEPELLHLRAGVVLQAYLPDALPAMQRLQGWAAARRARGGAPVKVRLVKGANLPMERVEAELHGWPLATWHTKRESDTHYKRVLDWALQPDRVTNVHVGVAGHNLFDVAYAWLLAGRRGVRDAVDFEMLLGMASGQAEVVRREVGGLVLYTPVVAPREFDVAIAYLIRRLEEGASTDNFMSAVYDLASDPALLARERDRFLASVAALDDPVPARHRTPDRFAAVERRPGPGHFVGTPDTDPAVPENRAWARAVLTRVPTSRLGEDTIAAAWLRTPAQVDEAVEGARRAAAPWAALTPDERAAVLHRAGDELDAHRAELLEVMAAEAGKTLDQGDPEVSEAADFAHYYAELARDLVGVDGARFSPARVTLVTPPWNFPVAIPAGSTLAALATGSAVLLKPAGPAQRCGAVLAEVLWRAGVPRDVLRLVQVDEHELGRELVAHPDVDRVVLTGAYETAALFRSFRPDLPLLAETSGKNAIVVTPSADLDLAVRDVVASAFGHAGQKCSAASLVVLVGSVATSRRFRDQLLDAVSSLVVGYPDDPRTQLGPVIEPAAGKLLAGLTELAPGETWALRPRPLDASGRLWTPGVRTGVRRGAPSHLVEYFGPVLSVMTAADLDEALELVDDVEYGLTSGLHSLDPDEIAAWLAGVRAGNLYVNRGTTGAIVRRQPFGGWKRSAVGPGAKAGGPGYLDALGTWSPARATQGADVTDGGVLALLAAARATLPHDEAAAVERGARSDALALATRFAARDVSGLTAERDVLRHLPYDEPALVRGAAGAAAGPLVRVVAAATAAGARVVVSVADDLPPALATAVGAVADFVVEDDEAWLARLARLDGGRVRLVGGTASTTVPATGGRPDVAVWDHEVTESGRVELVPFLHEQAVSITAHRFGTPHHLTDDVLRAETAVGQPTSAAPSAASEPRRDSAR, from the coding sequence ATGACGCCGTCCGTCGCCCCGTCGCTCGCGGAGGAGGCCGTCGCCCTGGTCGAGCGGTGGCTCGCCGAGTCCGCCGAGCTGCCGGTCGACGCCTCCGCCGCGCAGCTCGCGGCGGCGCTGCAGGACCCGGCGGGGCTCCCGTTCGTCGTGGGGTTCGTGGACGGCGTGGTCCGGCCGCAGGACGTGCACGTCGCCGCCCGCACGCTGCGCACGCTGTCGCGGCGGCCGCCCCGCTTCCTGCCCGCCGGCCTGCGGGTGCTCCTGCGCGTCGGCGGGGCCCTCGCGCCCGTGCTGCCCCACGTGGTGGTCCCGGCCGCGCGCCGCGTGCTGCGGCACCTCGTCGGGCACCTGGTGGTGGACGCGACCGACCGGCGCCTGGGCGTGGCGGTGGCCCGGCTGCGTCGAGACGGGGTGCGCCTCAACGTCAACCTCCTCGGCGAGGCGATCCTCGGCCGCCGCGAGGCCGCGCGTCGGCTCGCGGGGACGCAGCGGCTGCTCGAGCGCGACGACGTCGACTACGTCTCCGTCAAGGTCTCCTCGACCGTCGCGCCGCACAGCCCGTGGGCGCACGAGGAGGCCGTGGCCGACACCGTCGAGCGCCTCCGTCCGCTGTTCCGCCTGGCTGCCTCGAGCACGCCGACGAAGTTCGTCAACCTCGACATGGAGGAGTACAAGGACCTCGACGCGACGCTCGAGGTGTTCACCACGCTGCTCGACGAGCCCGAGCTGCTGCACCTCCGGGCCGGCGTCGTGCTGCAGGCGTACCTGCCGGACGCGCTGCCCGCGATGCAACGGCTGCAGGGGTGGGCGGCCGCCCGGCGGGCGCGCGGCGGTGCGCCGGTCAAGGTCCGGCTGGTCAAGGGCGCGAACCTGCCGATGGAGCGCGTCGAGGCGGAGCTCCACGGCTGGCCGCTCGCGACGTGGCACACCAAGCGCGAGTCGGACACCCACTACAAGCGCGTCCTCGACTGGGCGCTGCAGCCGGACCGGGTCACGAACGTCCACGTCGGGGTCGCGGGGCACAACCTGTTCGACGTCGCGTACGCGTGGCTGCTGGCGGGGCGCCGCGGCGTCCGCGACGCGGTGGACTTCGAGATGCTGCTCGGCATGGCGTCCGGCCAGGCGGAGGTGGTGCGGCGCGAGGTCGGCGGGCTCGTGCTGTACACGCCCGTCGTGGCGCCGCGGGAGTTCGACGTCGCGATCGCGTACCTGATCCGGCGGCTCGAGGAGGGCGCCTCGACCGACAACTTCATGTCGGCGGTGTACGACCTCGCGAGCGACCCGGCGCTGCTCGCCCGCGAGCGGGACCGCTTCCTCGCGTCGGTCGCCGCCCTCGACGACCCGGTGCCGGCGCGGCACCGGACCCCGGACCGGTTCGCCGCCGTCGAGCGGCGTCCGGGGCCGGGGCACTTCGTCGGGACCCCGGACACCGACCCTGCCGTCCCCGAGAACCGCGCGTGGGCCCGGGCCGTGCTCACCCGCGTCCCGACCTCCCGGCTGGGCGAGGACACGATCGCCGCGGCGTGGTTGCGCACGCCGGCCCAGGTCGACGAGGCGGTCGAGGGCGCGCGGCGCGCCGCGGCTCCGTGGGCGGCGCTGACGCCCGACGAGCGTGCGGCGGTGCTGCACCGCGCGGGCGACGAGCTCGACGCGCACCGCGCGGAGCTGCTCGAGGTGATGGCGGCCGAGGCGGGCAAGACGCTCGACCAGGGCGACCCCGAGGTGTCCGAGGCGGCGGACTTCGCGCACTACTACGCGGAGCTCGCCCGGGACCTCGTCGGCGTCGACGGTGCCCGGTTCTCCCCCGCGCGGGTCACGCTGGTCACCCCGCCCTGGAACTTCCCGGTCGCGATCCCGGCCGGGTCCACGCTCGCCGCGCTCGCGACCGGATCGGCCGTGCTCCTGAAGCCCGCGGGCCCCGCCCAGCGCTGCGGCGCCGTGCTCGCGGAGGTCCTCTGGCGAGCGGGGGTGCCCCGTGACGTGCTGCGCCTGGTGCAGGTCGACGAGCACGAGCTCGGCCGCGAGCTGGTCGCGCACCCCGACGTCGACCGGGTGGTGCTGACCGGCGCGTACGAGACCGCGGCGCTGTTCCGGTCCTTCCGGCCCGACCTGCCGCTGCTGGCGGAGACGAGCGGCAAGAACGCGATCGTGGTGACGCCCAGCGCGGACCTGGACCTCGCCGTGCGGGACGTCGTCGCGTCCGCCTTCGGCCACGCGGGCCAGAAGTGCTCGGCGGCGTCGCTCGTCGTGCTGGTCGGCTCCGTGGCGACCTCGCGGCGGTTCCGCGACCAGCTGCTCGACGCCGTGTCGTCGCTCGTCGTGGGCTACCCCGACGACCCCCGCACGCAGCTGGGACCCGTGATCGAACCTGCCGCCGGCAAGCTGCTGGCGGGGCTGACCGAGCTCGCGCCCGGGGAGACCTGGGCGCTGCGGCCACGTCCGCTCGACGCGTCCGGACGCCTGTGGACACCCGGCGTGCGCACGGGGGTCCGGCGCGGGGCGCCCTCGCACCTCGTGGAGTACTTCGGCCCCGTGCTGTCCGTGATGACGGCCGCGGACCTCGACGAGGCGCTCGAGCTCGTCGACGACGTCGAGTACGGCCTCACCTCCGGTCTGCACTCCCTCGACCCGGACGAGATCGCCGCCTGGCTGGCGGGCGTGCGTGCCGGCAACCTCTACGTGAACCGTGGCACCACCGGCGCGATCGTCCGGCGGCAGCCGTTCGGCGGCTGGAAGCGCTCGGCCGTCGGACCGGGCGCCAAGGCCGGCGGCCCGGGCTACCTCGACGCGCTGGGCACGTGGTCGCCGGCGCGCGCGACGCAGGGCGCGGACGTCACCGACGGGGGCGTGCTCGCCCTCCTCGCCGCCGCCCGCGCCACCCTGCCGCACGACGAGGCGGCCGCGGTCGAGCGCGGTGCGCGCAGCGACGCGCTGGCCCTGGCCACCCGGTTCGCGGCGAGGGACGTCAGCGGCCTGACCGCGGAGCGGGACGTGCTGCGCCACCTCCCCTACGACGAGCCCGCGCTGGTCCGCGGCGCCGCCGGAGCAGCGGCGGGACCGCTCGTCCGCGTGGTCGCGGCTGCGACGGCGGCCGGCGCGCGGGTCGTGGTCTCGGTCGCCGACGACCTCCCGCCGGCGCTCGCCACCGCGGTCGGCGCCGTCGCCGACTTCGTGGTCGAGGACGACGAGGCCTGGCTCGCCCGCCTGGCGCGGCTCGACGGCGGACGCGTGCGCCTCGTCGGGGGCACCGCGTCGACGACCGTCCCGGCCACCGGGGGCCGCCCGGACGTGGCCGTCTGGGACCACGAGGTCACCGAGTCCGGACGCGTCGAGCTCGTGCCGTTCCTGCACGAGCAGGCGGTCAGCATCACGGCGCACCGCTTCGGCACGCCGCACCACCTGACGGACGACGTGCTGCGCGCGGAGACCGCCGTCGGTCAGCCGACGAGCGCGGCGCCGTCCGCCGCGAGCGAGCCCAGGCGGGACAGCGCGCGGTAG
- the treZ gene encoding malto-oligosyltrehalose trehalohydrolase, giving the protein MTVRVWAPDAGRVGLVAGDDEHAMVRQDDGWWSGPELPDGTDYAFRVDGGPPRPDPRSAWQPHGVHGPSRTFDATTFGWTDEGWAGLDVRGRVLYELHVGTFTAAGTLDAAVEHLEDLVSLGVDVVELMPLAPFDGDRGWGYDGVGLWAVHDAYGGPAALQRFVDAAHAHGLGVCLDVVHNHLGPAGAYVGDLGPYWTDAHATPWGAAINLDQPGSRGVRDWIIGSALRWLRDFHVDALRLDAVHELADDSEPHLLAELSDAVATLSDELGRPLSLVAETDLNDPVSVTPTAAGGWGMTAQWADDVHHAIHALVTGERHGYYVDFGTPATLRHALTRVFVHEGGWSTFRGRDWGRPVPAGTDGHAFVVCVQNHDQVGNRALGDRPSERLAAGVLAAEAALLLLSPFTPMLFMGEEWGTRRRFPFFTSYTDPELAQAVREGRRAEFAGHGWEGIYGGEVEVPDPQDPATRDAAVLDRGEVRSGPGAAEHGRLLDWYRQLVVLRRSVPDLGSGDLAATDLRWDGPDDADGPWQGVLVLRRGAALVVLNLDESEREVELPPGPYEVAAAWSPVRPRPGALVVPGRSTAVLVPALDGTDDRGAA; this is encoded by the coding sequence CTGACCGTGCGGGTGTGGGCTCCGGACGCCGGACGGGTCGGCCTGGTCGCCGGCGACGACGAGCACGCGATGGTGCGGCAGGACGACGGGTGGTGGTCGGGTCCGGAGCTGCCGGACGGGACGGACTACGCGTTCCGCGTCGACGGCGGCCCGCCGCGCCCGGACCCGCGCAGCGCGTGGCAGCCGCACGGCGTGCATGGGCCCAGCCGCACGTTCGACGCCACGACCTTCGGCTGGACCGACGAGGGCTGGGCGGGCCTCGACGTGCGCGGGCGCGTGCTCTACGAGCTGCACGTCGGGACGTTCACCGCGGCGGGCACGCTGGACGCGGCGGTCGAGCACCTCGAGGACCTCGTCTCGCTCGGCGTCGACGTGGTGGAGCTCATGCCGCTCGCGCCCTTCGACGGCGACCGCGGCTGGGGCTACGACGGCGTGGGGCTCTGGGCGGTGCACGACGCGTACGGCGGCCCGGCCGCGCTGCAGCGCTTCGTGGACGCCGCCCACGCGCACGGGCTCGGCGTGTGCCTCGACGTGGTGCACAACCACCTCGGACCGGCCGGGGCCTACGTCGGCGACCTGGGCCCGTACTGGACCGACGCGCACGCGACGCCGTGGGGCGCGGCGATCAACCTGGACCAGCCGGGCTCGCGCGGCGTGCGGGACTGGATCATCGGCTCCGCGCTGCGCTGGCTGCGCGACTTCCACGTCGACGCGCTGCGCCTCGACGCCGTCCACGAGCTGGCGGACGACTCCGAGCCGCACCTGCTGGCCGAGCTGTCCGACGCGGTGGCGACGCTGTCCGACGAGCTCGGCCGGCCGTTGTCCCTCGTCGCGGAGACGGACCTCAACGACCCCGTGTCCGTGACGCCGACGGCCGCGGGCGGCTGGGGCATGACCGCGCAGTGGGCGGACGACGTGCACCACGCGATCCACGCGCTGGTGACGGGAGAGCGGCACGGCTACTACGTCGACTTCGGCACCCCCGCGACGTTGCGGCACGCGCTCACGAGGGTGTTCGTCCACGAGGGCGGCTGGTCGACCTTCCGCGGCCGCGACTGGGGGCGTCCGGTGCCGGCCGGTACCGACGGCCACGCCTTCGTCGTCTGCGTGCAGAACCACGACCAGGTCGGCAACCGGGCGCTCGGCGACCGTCCGTCCGAGCGGCTCGCGGCCGGTGTGCTCGCCGCCGAGGCCGCGCTCCTGCTGCTCTCGCCCTTCACCCCGATGCTGTTCATGGGCGAGGAGTGGGGCACGCGCCGCCGGTTCCCGTTCTTCACGTCCTACACCGACCCGGAGCTCGCCCAGGCGGTGCGCGAGGGCCGCCGCGCCGAGTTCGCCGGCCACGGGTGGGAGGGCATCTACGGCGGCGAGGTCGAGGTGCCGGACCCGCAGGACCCCGCCACACGCGACGCCGCGGTCCTGGACCGCGGCGAGGTGCGCTCCGGCCCCGGGGCCGCGGAGCACGGCCGGCTGCTCGACTGGTACCGCCAGCTCGTGGTCCTCCGCCGGTCCGTGCCCGACCTGGGGTCCGGTGACCTGGCGGCCACCGACCTGCGCTGGGACGGTCCCGACGACGCCGACGGGCCCTGGCAGGGCGTGCTCGTGCTGCGGCGGGGCGCGGCGCTCGTCGTGCTGAACCTCGACGAGAGCGAGCGCGAGGTGGAGCTGCCGCCCGGGCCGTACGAGGTCGCCGCGGCGTGGTCCCCCGTGCGGCCCCGGCCCGGCGCGCTCGTCGTCCCCGGCCGGTCCACCGCCGTCCTGGTCCCGGCGCTCGACGGGACGGACGACCGGGGCGCGGCATGA